Within Phycisphaerales bacterium, the genomic segment CGGCTGCCGGCCATGATCAGGTCCATTTTGCGGCTCATGGCCGCATCGAGCAAAGCGCGCTCGTTGTGTGGTCCCGTCGTGACGAGGGTCTCGATGGACAGTCCGCTGAGGTCGACATCTTCCATGAAGTTCCGTAACTGTTCGCCGATGACGCGTTTGCGATCCTCGATGGCCTGCTCAAGGGTCATTCCGAGCTTGGCGTAGCCGTAACCGATTTGAGAATTTGAGACCAGCAGGAGTTGCCCCGGGCGGCCGGTCTTGTCAGCGGCGGCACGCGACAAAGCCGCCGCCTCCTCCAGCGCGAGCAGCGAATGCGGGGAAAAGTCCACCCCTACGACTATACGGCTGAGGTGAGTCCGGCCGCCTTCCGGCACGACCAGTACGTCACACGGCGATTTTCGCACCAGGCGCGCGAAGGGCATCGCCACGGTGGGCTCATCCGAAGGCATGCGCCGTCCGACTGCGACCAGGTCGAGTTCCAGGTGGCGTGCCGCGGTCAGGATGTCCTGGATGCCACCCCCGGGGTGGATGTCGAATTCGAGCATGCTATGCACATCCGGTGGCAATTGCTGCCGCACGCTCTCACGAAAGGCCTCGACTGCGCCGGGGCCGCCGTCGACTTCCTCCGGCGTCTGGGGATGCACGCAGTAAATCATCTGGCTGCCGGCAAGCTGCGCAATTCGCCCTGCCGCGGCCAGTGCACCCGCGAAGTGCTGTGGATGAAAGAGGAACACG encodes:
- a CDS encoding universal stress protein, whose amino-acid sequence is MKRFQKIGVFLFHPQHFAGALAAAGRIAQLAGSQMIYCVHPQTPEEVDGGPGAVEAFRESVRQQLPPDVHSMLEFDIHPGGGIQDILTAARHLELDLVAVGRRMPSDEPTVAMPFARLVRKSPCDVLVVPEGGRTHLSRIVVGVDFSPHSLLALEEAAALSRAAADKTGRPGQLLLVSNSQIGYGYAKLGMTLEQAIEDRKRVIGEQLRNFMEDVDLSGLSIETLVTTGPHNERALLDAAMSRKMDLIMAGSRGTGSLVLIGSTVERLVHAAGLPVLVVKKKGETLSILDGLFGTR